A region of Nakaseomyces glabratus chromosome M, complete sequence DNA encodes the following proteins:
- the SOL2 gene encoding Sol2p (CAGL0M06963g~Ortholog(s) have role in tRNA export from nucleus and cytosol localization), with amino-acid sequence MTTAAPKLIQFDDEREVACATTEQIIKSQNSKLRQPVKKRTRRENRFRLAISGGQLMQTLLKALLYRKEEIEWEKWDIFFVDERLVPFNSNESNYGQLKRGLLDPLKSINYPQPNVYHIEETEIDDANVVAQTYEKQLINIFASRDSVRLPTFDMILLGCAPDGHIASLFPQCHHNLREEMAWVIPITDAPLEPTKRISMSVPVISNSNQIIFMVTGSNNAELMKMIIEKPSCELPSALISTCAPGRVSWYVENEALKEVMLLD; translated from the coding sequence ATGACTACTGCAGCTCCAAAATTGATTCagtttgatgatgaaagagAAGTTGCTTGTGCTACCACCGAGCAAATCATAAAAAGTCAAAATTCTAAACTTCGTCAACCagtgaagaaaagaacaagaagagagAATAGGTTTAGGCTGGCAATATCGGGTGGACAATTGATGCAGACGCTTTTAAAGGCACTGCTATATaggaaagaagaaattgaatgGGAAAAATGGgatattttctttgtcGATGAGAGATTGGTCCCATTCAACTCCAATGAAAGTAATTATGGTCAACTAAAAAGAGGATTACTTGATCCACtaaaatcaataaattATCCACAACCGAATGTATACCATATTGAAGAGACAGAAATAGATGATGCTAACGTAGTAGCACAAACGTATGAAAAACAATtgattaatatttttgcttCTAGAGATTCTGTAAGGCTACCTACCTTTGACATGATATTACTGGGTTGTGCCCCTGATGGTCATATCGCATCTTTGTTTCCCCAATGTCATCACAATTTAAGAGAGGAAATGGCATGGGTTATTCCAATTACAGATGCACCTTTGGAACCAACAAAGAGAATATCCATGTCCGTACCAGTAATTTCAAACTCGAATCAGATAATATTTATGGTTACTGGTAGTAATAATGCGGaactaatgaaaatgataattgAGAAACCTTCTTGCGAATTGCCAAGTGCATTAATTAGTACATGTGCACCTGGTAGGGTATCTTGGTATGTTGAGAATGAAGCTTTGAAGGAAGTAATGCTACTTGATTGA
- the ERS1 gene encoding cystinosin-like protein ERS1 (CAGL0M06985g~Ortholog(s) have L-cystine transmembrane transporter activity, role in L-cystine transport and endosome, fungal-type vacuole, plasma membrane localization) has protein sequence MEFEDILGVIYVTAWSISMYPPLYINWKRKSARAISPDFVLLNLTGYFYLVCSLTLQMYKWIPHLQSNIERPKLTGFDYCYCLHGFILTVLIASQLFMSRSVWRFPDTHQFRMKPVYKKVLLLSIFLFGVLTLQFTYHNMQSGWDNERTLAYCNNLFLLKISMSLIKYIPQVLHNFERKSMQGFAISGVFLDMTGGIASIVQLIFQILKESEINLSILISNFGKIGLAMVTLIFNTIFISQWLLYEKKV, from the coding sequence ATGGAGTTCGAAGATATTTTGGGGGTGATATACGTCACAGCGTGGTCCATTTCTATGTACCCACCATTATACATCAATTGGAAGCGGAAATCTGCCAGAGCAATTTCTCCAGATTTTGTACTTCTAAATCTTACAGGTTATTTCTACCTCGTTTGTTCCTTAACTTTACAAATGTACAAATGGATACCCCATTTACAATCGAACATTGAACGGCCAAAATTGACAGGGTTTGACTATTGCTACTGCCTTCACGGGTTTATTTTAACTGTGCTGATCGCTTCACAACTATTCATGAGCAGAAGTGTTTGGCGTTTCCCCGATACTCATCAATTTAGAATGAAACCGGTCTACAAAAAAGTGCTACTACTATCTATATTCTTGTTCGGAGTTTTAACGTTACAATTTACCTACCATAATATGCAATCGGGTTGGGATAATGAAAGGACATTGGCTTATTGCAATAACCTATTCTTATTGAAAATCAGCATGTCtcttataaaatatatccCTCAAGTACTACAtaactttgaaagaaagTCAATGCAAGGCTTTGCAATTTCTGGTGTTTTTTTAGATATGACTGGTGGGATAGCTTCAATTGTACAAttgatttttcaaattctaaAGGAATCTGAAATAAACCTATCAATTCTTATATCGAATTTTGGTAAAATAGGTCTTGCAATGGTAACATTGATATTTAATACTATATTTATATCACAATGGTTACTAtatgaaaagaaagtatAA
- the EGO2 gene encoding Ego2p (CAGL0M07001g~Ortholog(s) have role in TORC1 signaling, protein localization to vacuole and EGO complex, fungal-type vacuole membrane localization) — protein sequence MLSSKLQELLPGSVGVMTFDSNNNLVLADGVAKDKVNDIPELSEVQCNAEGVAVLENGDYIVHVCKKDGNTLVVYTGK from the coding sequence atgcTAAGCTCAAAGTTACAAGAACTACTGCCGGGCTCAGTAGGAGTTATGACCTTTGATTCCAATAACAATCTGGTATTGGCCGATGGTGTTGCTAAGGATAAAGTGAACGATATACCGGAACTATCAGAGGTACAGTGCAATGCAGAAGGAGTTGCTGTACTCGAAAATGGTGATTATATAGTTCATGTGTGCAAAAAGGATGGAAATACACTTGTTGTGTACACAGGCAAATAA
- the FUB1 gene encoding Fub1p (CAGL0M07007g~Ortholog(s) have proteasome binding activity) has product MMLVNTKLELAVKLVQEYFTEYATASVSFDNWFSNEVVKVEIVCKKCEEQQILKLAAFETIKDKQCMISIYSGDEILSQSLFQYADDMQVVDAIKLPLDFEEYKDRYSSKINEVLEGIGVKLNLKNYVNKLREDSAQDQNERAHPHDMHNNPLERYPQRVERTSNRDDIPKFEDEYEINSRRTDPNCLEPPGGYGDRDLYPTGQKYPNLNNPNVMPHLPNNQGGMVFDPFGDRNHVRNPRDMPPGWIPGAKFDDPYGRPPSGFPGGPSSGPGGFGSGGFGSNGFI; this is encoded by the coding sequence ATGATGTTGGTAAATACCAAACTAGAGTTAGCTGTCAAGCTAGTTCAGGAATATTTTACAGAATACGCCACTGCTTCTGTATCTTTTGATAACTGGTTCAGTAATGAGGTTGTGAAAGTAGAGATTGTCTGCAAGAAGTGCGAAGAACAGCAAATATTGAAGCTGGCTGCTTTTGAGACTATCAAGGACAAGCAATGTATGATTAGTATATATTCTGGAGATGAAATTCTATCACAATCATTGTTTCAGTATGCAGATGATATGCAGGTTGTTGATGCAATAAAATTACCCCTTGACTTTGAGGAGTATAAGGATAGATACTCCTCTAAGATCAATGAAGTTCTGGAGGGTATTGGCGTAAAGTTAAACTTGAAGAATTATGTTAACAAATTAAGAGAAGACTCTGCTCAGGATCAAAATGAAAGAGCACATCCACATGATATGCACAATAATCCTCTGGAAAGATACCCACAAAGAGTAGAAAGGACGAGCAATCGAGATGATATACCCAAGTTTGAAGATGAATATGAAATTAACAGCAGGAGAACTGATCCTAACTGCTTGGAACCTCCAGGTGGTTATGGCGATCGCGATTTATATCCGACAGGTCAGAAGTACCCCAATCTAAATAATCCAAATGTTATGCCACATTTGCCCAATAATCAAGGTGGTATGGTATTTGATCCTTTTGGTGACAGGAATCATGTCAGAAACCCAAGAGATATGCCTCCCGGTTGGATACCTGGTGCTAAATTTGATGATCCATATGGTAGACCGCCATCTGGTTTCCCTGGTGGCCCCAGCAGTGGCCCTGGTGGTTTTGGCTCTGGCGGTTTTGGCTCTAACGGatttatttaa
- the PAT1 gene encoding deadenylation-dependent mRNA-decapping factor PAT1 (CAGL0M07029g~Ortholog(s) have chromatin binding, mRNA binding activity): protein MSQRRRESALNFEETYNGFGEHELEENDYLNDETFGADIEVGTDFDFGHPGKAATNNNVPAQASVMPQRSYVTAASSGINKPGQQNVDASMDLKPMESLWGGQTEARPEEPVLSMEEIERQQRQMQQQQHQGPHGPMPPMPMMPPNMPPPNMAMPPPGYGPMPGYQYPMNVNPSMFQGPPPPNMAMPPMQPSQGGQPMQPGQGGQPMQPPQRMPMPHQPEPPVQSPMSAVQQSSGVSTPQQSVISSSASPANSNQAALHQEQGQQNLAFQQDEQSQQHQQQQQYYQRNRFNNQNNNRGNQRREPLSPEEKMRLQIRHAKVEKILKHAGLMTPRDKDFITRYQLSQIVTEDPYNEDFYFQVYKLIQRGGVAAESNKGLIARAYLEHSGHRLGGRYKRADIALQRMQSQVEKAVTVAKERPQKNKDVDSVREGVLGKISTTMNSKAPRRQLAIPSHKSNEDIAFSDDGKLSRDSTPALEEVTRNLDSVDLNAHSRTRRRSSYAFSSIDHNSVLSRSGGRKFVLSLIETVYEEVLDLEANLRNDKETDSTALWETLHIDDEVYEVCPFISMLSFDKGVKIIPRIFNFLSKQQKLKLLQKFFSELSHLNIIILSSYKTNPDPTESQLKKMDLFQTVFLKIIVSFLSSSSSFIEIMGLLLYLIKNNNVSFISTSKIGLNLITVLISRAALIRQDSNRSNVLSSPEISTWNEIYDKLFTALESKLSAVFPPKEYCDKVVKIQTANAGLSLAANPVSNKFYDQAYIWQFLASLALSGKLNHQRIIIDEVRDEIFGTINTAEQLKKLPTEDQNGSLYRREKLYQDLNLFLNVMGLVSRDGEIMELK from the coding sequence ATGAGtcagagaagaagagagagTGCTCtaaattttgaagaaaccTATAATGGTTTTGGAGAACATGAGCTGGAAGAGAACGATTACTTGAATGACGAGACCTTCGGTGCAGACATTGAAGTTGGTACCGATTTTGATTTCGGCCACCCTGGCAAGGCTGCCACTAACAATAATGTTCCTGCACAAGCAAGTGTCATGCCTCAAAGATCCTATGTTACCGCGGCATCATCCGGTATTAATAAGCCAGGTCAACAAAATGTTGATGCCTCAATGGATTTGAAGCCAATGGAGTCATTGTGGGGTGGACAAACTGAAGCAAGACCGGAAGAGCCTGTATTGTCAATGGAGGAAATTGAGAGACAGCAACGTCAGatgcaacaacagcagcatCAAGGTCCACATGGCCCAATGCCTCCAATGCCCATGATGCCCCCAAACATGCCTCCTCCAAACATGGCCATGCCTCCTCCAGGTTATGGTCCTATGCCAGGTTATCAATATCCAATGAATGTCAATCCTAGCATGTTCCAAGGCCCACCACCTCCAAATATGGCTATGCCTCCTATGCAGCCTAGTCAAGGTGGTCAGCCTATGCAGCCTGGTCAAGGTGGTCAGCCTATGCAACCACCTCAGAGGATGCCAATGCCTCACCAACCTGAGCCACCTGTTCAGTCTCCTATGTCAGCTGTTCAACAATCCTCCGGTGTTTCAACTCCTCAACAGTCAGTGATCTCTAGTTCGGCATCACCAGCTAATAGTAATCAAGCAGCTCTGCATCAAGAACAAGGCCAGCAAAACCTAGCTTTCCAACAAGATGAACAAAGCCAgcaacatcaacaacaacagcaataCTACCAACGTAATAGATTCAATAatcaaaacaacaacagagGAAATCAAAGAAGAGAGCCATTGTCTCCTGAAGAGAAAATGAGATTGCAAATTCGCCACGCCAAGGTTGAAAAGATTTTGAAGCATGCTGGTTTGATGACTCCAAGGGACAAGGATTTCATTACACGTTATCAACTATCCCAAATTGTCACTGAGGATCCGTACAACGAGGACTTCTATTTCCAGGTTTATAAGTTAATTCAAAGAGGAGGTGTTGCTGCTGAAAGCAACAAAGGTCTAATTGCCAGAGCTTACTTAGAGCATTCCGGTCATAGATTAGGTGGTAGATACAAGCGTGCTGATATTGCTTTGCAGAGAATGCAAAGTCAAGTTGAAAAGGCGGTTACTGTTGCCAAGGAAAGAcctcaaaaaaataaggaCGTTGACAGCGTCCGTGAAGGTGTCTTGGGTAAGATTTCCACAACTATGAACAGTAAAGCACCAAGAAGACAATTGGCCATTCCATCCCATAAATCAAACGAAGATATTGCATTCTCTGATGATGGTAAGCTTTCTCGTGATTCAACTCCAGCCCTTGAAGAAGTTACTAGGAACCTAGACAGTGTTGATTTGAACGCCCACTCGAGAActagaagaagatcatCATATGCCTTCTCCTCTATCGACCACAACTCAGTCCTAAGCCGTTCAGGTGGTAGAAagtttgttctttctttaatCGAAACTGTTTATGAAGAGGTTTTGGACTTGGAAGCTAACTTGAGAAATGATAAGGAAACAGATAGCACTGCATTGTGGGAGACTCTTcatattgatgatgaagtcTATGAGGTTTGTCCATTCATTTCAATGCTATCCTTTGACAAAGGTGTGAAAATTATTCCACGtattttcaactttttgaGTAAGcaacaaaaattgaagcTACTCCAAAAGTTCTTCAGTGAATTATCTCATTTAAACATCATTATCTTGAGTTCATATAAGACCAATCCAGACCCTACTGAGTCTCAACTAAAGAAAATGGATTTATTCCAAACTGTTTTCCTAAAGATTATAGTTTCCTTCTTATCCTCCAGCTCCAgctttattgaaattatgggtttattgttgtatttgatTAAGAATAACAACGTCTCATTCATTTCTACATCAAAGATTGGTCTAAACTTAATAACTGTGTTAATATCAAGAGCAGCTTTGATTAGACAAGACTCTAACAGAAGTAATGTTTTGTCATCTCCAGAAATTTCTACATGGAATGAAATTTACGACAAACTATTCACAGCTTTGGAAAGTAAGCTATCTGCAGTTTTCCCACCTAAAGAATATTGTGATAAAGTCGTTAAGATTCAAACTGCAAATGCTGGTCTTTCACTAGCAGCTAACCCTGTTAGTAACAAGTTCTATGATCAAGCATATATATGGCAATTTTTGGCTTCTCTGGCATTAAGTGGTAAGCTAAATCACCAGCGTATAATAATAGATGAGGTCAGAGATGAGATATTTGGCACTATTAATACCGCTgagcaattgaagaagctaCCTACTGAAGATCAAAATGGCTCGTTGTACAGACGAGAAAAGCTGTACCAGGACCTAAATTTATTCTTGAACGTTATGGGCTTGGTATCAAGGGATGGTGAGATCATGGAATTAAAATAG
- the DSS1 gene encoding exoribonuclease II (CAGL0M07051g~Has domain(s) with predicted RNA binding, ribonuclease activity), whose amino-acid sequence MKVRVQRRWFHCCRRLDNAPLENSVKNYLARTKGLEPDFEIRQLPQIISGFNKRYRARYLEPSQRWFKADWKASDHGEDKATRLLRPEVFDKFIINSDFHRGNMEQYQKAQKLSFDPAELLRTSLNVGDIVLLKQCTSELTMCVNLPQSTTDPRYTFAKKDGTLVYAMKNSVILRIPKDLPEEVNQLLKRESNHPYQKIGTIKNSSNETEILPVLTRQLIVSFTLATFTKFAWTQLPIVLKKLELIHRYLQDSRGSKHVNFMSLVRIIKNLNIKEATDAINGDAYVRKVIDESMSVVNKSIDPTTLLATYWGVREQQQNNLWGSVYTNTALLSPTTVAVLPLKKAHLFYQEVITRLESNDYQEIKAFAKLVNDKDYHSIAKRYDYIRTLLNDYAAGNIEENAVLTTIISKIFRHIDMYRDQDVTRSLCGKLLVEISPQSNSSNFILGNWDLNIPKSSGISSVEQKLYDTAMPTIVSDTDRYDFGDMPVFCIDSEDAHEIDDGISIEELDGVRSRIHIHIADPAGLFPESFDYTKSGISDDVLRVSLKRAFTTYLPDLVVPMLPKSFCNRADLGKHDRKTETISFSFELVNKEDGGLHVDYDTFQVRLGIVSNFPKVTYDKVDSILNGDDNSLPSKQKKQLELLHTLATKLLHKRIHDDNAVVFGDGFNKGLVSLSPDDDGELCIPTFYDQSQTKSTLLVSEFMILTNKLCAAFFQENKIPGVYRCYNGLNLGNQAKAQFELLKENIKLGKLPSLKDITKISSQLSSSFYSPFPLPHKMIGNTAYLTVTSPMRRGPDLINHLQLHRFLKKLPLCFKQEYLDQYVWSFQARADILKIFQRHSSTYWTLKHLEQSGTKTHDVIVTSVPQNGTVNCLFPEYSYARGTLKLDPAMKKIPRIGDTIRHCKVESIHPLDGILTLTHVNRK is encoded by the coding sequence ATGAAGGTACGTGTGCAGAGGCGATGGTTTCATTGCTGTCGAAGACTGGATAATGCGCCATTGGAGAATAGTGTGAAGAACTATCTGGCCAGGACAAAAGGCCTTGAGCCAGACTTTGAGATAAGGCAGTTGCCACAGATTATATCTGGATTTAATAAGAGGTATAGAGCCCGGTACCTAGAGCCCAGTCAGCGATGGTTCAAGGCTGACTGGAAAGCCAGTGACCATGGGGAAGACAAGGCTACACGCTTGCTGAGACCGGAAGTGTTTGacaaatttattatcaaCTCGGACTTTCATCGAGGTAACATGGAGCAGTACCAGAAGGCTCAGAAGCTATCATTTGACCCAGCTGAATTACTGCGGACATCGCTAAACGTGGGCGATATTGTATTGTTGAAGCAATGCACCTCAGAACTCACTATGTGTGTAAATCTTCCGCAATCTACAACCGATCCTCGATACACTTTTGCGAAGAAGGACGGTACTCTCGTCTATGCCATGAAGAACTCTGTGATATTAAGAATACCTAAAGACTTGCCAGAAGAAGTGAATCAATTATTGAAACGGGAAAGTAATCATCCATATCAGAAAATTGGCACCATAAAGAACTCTTCTAATGAAACAGAAATACTGCCTGTATTAACAAGACAGCTAATTGTGAGTTTCACATTGGCAACTTTTACAAAATTTGCTTGGACTCAATTACCGATTGTTCTAAAGAAGTTAGAACTTATACACAGATACTTGCAGGATTCTAGAGGCTCCAAGCATGTTAACTTCATGTCATTAGTAAGGATTATAAAAAATCTTAATATCAAAGAGGCTACTGATGCAATTAACGGCGACGCCTACGTAAGGAAAGTAATCGATGAAAGTATGTCAGTTGTTAATAAATCCATTGATCCAACAACATTACTTGCAACATATTGGGGTGTCAgagaacaacaacagaatAATTTGTGGGGTTCAGTATATACTAACACTGCACTACTATCACCAACAACAGTTGCAGTGTTGCCATTGAAGAAAGCACATTTATTTTACCAGGAAGTGATTACGCGACTCGAGAGCAATGACTATCAGGAGATAAAAGCATTTGCTAAATTAGTTAACGATAAAGATTATCATAGTATTGCCAAGAGGTATGATTATATTAGAACACTTCTTAACGATTATGCTGCGGGTAACATTGAAGAGAACGCTGTCttaacaacaataataagTAAAATATTCAGGCATATCGACATGTATCGAGATCAAGATGTCACTAGGTCTCTTTGTGGAAAACTGCTTGTTGAAATATCCCCCCAGAGTAATAGCagcaattttattttaggAAATTGGGATCTCAATATTCCTAAATCTTCCGGTATCTCAAGTGTTGAACAAAAATTGTACGACACGGCGATGCCAACTATAGTCAGTGATACTGATCGTTATGATTTTGGGGATATGCCAGTTTTTTGTATTGACTCCGAAGATGCTCACGAAATAGATGATGGCATTTCAATTGAGGAGTTAGACGGTGTAAGGAGTAGAATTCATATTCATATTGCTGATCCTGCTGGTTTATTTCCTGAGTCATTTGATTATACCAAGTCTGGTATTAGCGATGATGTATTAAGGGTATCTCTAAAACGTGCTTTTACTACATATCTGCCGGATTTGGTCGTACCGATGTTACCGAAATCGTTTTGCAATAGGGCTGATTTAGGAAAGCATGATAGAAAGACTGAAACgatatcattttcatttgagTTGGtaaataaagaagatggtGGTTTACATGTTGACTACGATACGTTTCAAGTCAGGCTGGGCATAGTCTCTAATTTCCCAAAAGTTACTTACGACAAGGTTGATTCAATTTTAAATGGTGATGACAATAGTCTGCCATCGAAACAAAAGAAGCAGCTGGAATTATTGCATACATTGGCTACTAAATTATTACATAAACGAATACATGATGATAATGCGGTTGTATTTGGTGATGGATTTAATAAAGGGCTCGTTAGTTTATCCCCGGATGATGATGGAGAGCTCTGTATACCAACATTTTATGACCAATCGCAGACCAAATCAACATTATTGGTGTCAGAGTTCATGATATTGACTAATAAGCTTTGTGCAGCTTTTTTCCAAGAAAACAAGATCCCTGGTGTTTATAGATGTTACAATGGATTGAATTTAGGCAACCAAGCCAAAGCCCAGTTCGAACTGTTAAAAGAAAACATCAAGTTAGGTAAACTTCCCTCATTGAAAGATATTACCAAGATATCATCACAATTATCATCTAGTTTCTACTCACCATTTCCACTCCCACATAAGATGATTGGAAATACGGCTTACTTAACAGTTACATCACCAATGAGACGTGGTCCGGATCTGATAAACCATTTGCAATTGCATAGATTTCTGAAGAAGTTGCCTCTGTGTTTTAAACAGGAATATCTGGACCAATATGTGTGGAGTTTCCAAGCTAGAGCAGATATCTTGAAGATATTTCAACGTCACTCGTCAACGTATTGGACATTGAAACATCTTGAACAATCAGGAACCAAAACACACGATGTTATAGTCACATCAGTTCCACAAAATGGTACAGTCAATTGTTTGTTCCCAGAATACTCTTACGCAAGAGGTACCCTCAAACTCGATCCTGCAATGAAGAAGATTCCCAGAATTGGTGACACCATCAGACATTGCAAAGTCGAATCCATACATCCTTTGGATGGTATACTAACGCTCACCCATGTAAATAGGAAATGA
- the PTH1 gene encoding aminoacyl-tRNA hydrolase (CAGL0M07073g~Ortholog(s) have aminoacyl-tRNA hydrolase activity, role in mitochondrial translation and mitochondrion localization): MKLEKSIKYGRAMNKARHLCLTGIGNPEPSYKGTRHNVGLTVLDLLIKQLVPRDQHVFRREGKVHVLRTPTITFIRSDIGFMNLSGRSVVPMWQKLYTDHTDYAVIHDELSLRTGALQLRQPQASLRGHNGLRDISAHWRHQYYKLAIGIDRPESRDPQAVADYVLSKVPQRDATYIENTTTSKALELLQRQFPYI; encoded by the coding sequence ATGAAACTCGAGAAAAGTATCAAGTACGGAAGGGCAATGAATAAAGCTAGACACTTGTGCCTCACTGGCATTGGCAACCCTGAGCCAAGTTACAAGGGCACCCGCCATAACGTGGGCCTCACCGTGTTGGACCTATTGATCAAGCAATTGGTACCGAGAGATCAGCATGTATTCCGCAGAGAGGGTAAAGTTCATGTACTCAGGACACCTACGATAACATTCATAAGATCAGATATCGGTTTCATGAACCTCAGTGGTCGCAGTGTGGTGCCTATGTGGCAGAAATTGTACACTGATCACACCGATTACGCTGTGATCCACGATGAGCTCAGCTTGAGGACAGGTGCCCTGCAACTAAGACAACCTCAGGCCAGTCTCCGAGGCCACAATGGACTCCGGGATATATCAGCACACTGGCGCCACCAGTACTACAAGCTGGCCATTGGCATCGACAGACCTGAGTCGCGAGACCCGCAGGCGGTGGCCGACTACGTACTCAGTAAAGTACCCCAGCGCGATGCCACTTACATAGAGAACACTACAACGTCTAAGGCACTCGAGCTGCTGCAAAGACAGTTcccatatatataa
- the ERG9 gene encoding bifunctional farnesyl-diphosphate farnesyltransferase/squalene synthase (CAGL0M07095g~Squalene synthase (farnesyl-diphosphate farnesyl transferase); catalyzes the first step in sterol biosynthesis) → MGKVLDLALHPLELRAALKLKFIRQPLFSTNDTRATPQLERCYELLNLTSRSFAAVIMELHPELRNVIMVFYLILRALDTVEDDMTIDPQLKVKVLREFDSKLDTTDWSFDGNDLKEKDRVVLTEFPCILGEYHKLKPEYQKVIKRITGLMGNGMADYILDENFNLNGVQTVKDYDKYCHYVAGLVGDGLTELIVLAGFGSDDLYHGKNSFQLYESMGLFLQKTNIIRDYAEDLDDGRSFWPKEIWSEYATKLTDFRDPKNTQKGVDCINHLVLNALTHVIDVLTYLSSIHEQSSFQFCAIPQVMAIATLAKVFNNPEVLRKNVKIRKGTTCDLILNSRTLKGCVDIFQYYLRDMKQRLPVEDPNYLKFNIQVAKIEQFIEEMFQDNLPAGVEPRETMIYLKVQERLKWDTQVIPRVQEEDYKFNMALSVVFCVLLSFYFFTK, encoded by the coding sequence ATGGGTAAAGTACTTGACTTGGCGCTGCATCCGCTTGAATTGAGAGCTGCTTTGAAGCTTAAGTTTATCAGACAGCCATTGTTCAGCACCAATGACACCAGAGCTACTCCACAGCTGGAGAGATGTTACGAGCTGTTGAATCTGACCTCCAGATCCTTTGCTGCGGTTATTATGGAGTTGCACCCTGAGTTGCGTAATGTGATCATGGTCTTCTATCTGATTCTGAGGGCTTTGGACACTGTCGAGGACGATATGACCATTGATCCTCAATTGAAGGTCAAAGTGTTGCGTGAATTCGACTCCAAGTTGGACACCACCGATTGGTCCTTTGATGGCAATGATCTAAAGGAGAAAGACCGTGTTGTATTGACCGAGTTCCCATGCATCCTTGGTGAATATCACAAGTTGAAACCAGAGTATCAGAAGGTTATCAAGAGAATTACCGGTCTTATGGGTAACGGTATGGCCGACTACATCTTGGATGAGAACTTTAACTTGAACGGTGTGCAAACTGTTAAGGACTACGACAAATACTGCCACTATGTTGCTGGCCTAGTCGGTGATGGTTTGACTGAATTGATTGTCCTTGCAGGTTTTGGTTCTGACGATTTATACCATGGTAAAAACAGCTTCCAATTGTACGAGAGCATGGGATTATTTTTGCAGAAGACCAACATTATCAGAGACTACGCCGAGGATTTGGATGACGGTCGTTCTTTCTGGCCTAAAGAAATCTGGTCTGAATATGCTACGAAGCTAACCGACTTCAGAGACCCAAAGAACACCCAAAAGGGTGTCGATTGTATTAACCACTTGGTATTGAACGCCTTGACCCATGTCATCGATGTCTTGACTTACCTAAGTTCAATCCACGAGCAATCCTCATTCCAATTCTGTGCCATTCCTCAAGTTATGGCCATCGCCACTTTGGCCAAAGTCTTCAACAACCCTGAAGTGCTAAGAAAGAATGTTAAGATCAGAAAGGGAACCACCTGCGACTTAATTTTGAACTCTAGAACTTTGAAAGGCTGTGTTGACATCTTCCAATACTACTTACGTGACATGAAGCAACGTTTGCCTGTTGAAGATCCAAACTACTTGAAGTTTAACATTCAAGTTGCTAAGATTGAACAAttcattgaagaaatgTTCCAGGACAACTTACCAGCCGGTGTTGAACCAAGAGAAACCATGATCTACTTGAAGGTCCAAGAAAGATTAAAATGGGACACCCAAGTTATTCCAAGAGtgcaagaagaagattacAAATTCAACATGGCTTTGAGTGTTGTCTTCTGTGTATTGTTAAGTTTCTATTTCTTCACTAAGTGA